The proteins below come from a single Hippocampus zosterae strain Florida chromosome 5, ASM2543408v3, whole genome shotgun sequence genomic window:
- the LOC127601381 gene encoding protein Jumonji-like, which yields MSTDRPKRNIIKKKYDISDGMPWCEERLVRKVLFLSLREFRDTRRATHGHLPAHGHKRKHVSKATLSHEPQKSIQKPQQQRVSHRLQNMQKKTHSLEKAQVKTKQHRDHANKVQKSNLSQDTHSRKSKNTHAEQGMHPQRKMCREKTAQHTSFQEHSTRTLRSHKTSKSSSMSKYTNTTKEPQRTQHKNSVENTRPPKNVRPLVRTPVAARKQTSHSPKGIRGSLVNGTGQCLSLLSGSSSWSWSLKARAKRHPVSLFCDNDDPHSGRPRLQAQRKFAQSPPSSPGPPPTSTQCRHNPSLAVVTSLTRCRPKTEDFLSFLCLRGSTALPRNMILSGRDFNSRLSTRPQTVADRKNTITHAVRPDCRSLNFGGPDSTEGSSLCHLTAPAQRRRERVRKEEAGQRIKNECMEAGRRDEVSKHHLRPRHFSIQLRRNKKVSKVSRVSDQSTSFVRSVSTLKPKAGGGGQRSPRPSNTCKLRGHSNNRPEVKSNHLSQHSNHQLPHKQCLTVCKFYRNPKTHRGLQNSGKNQAVHQLKCH from the exons ATGAGTACAGACAGACCCAAACGGAATATCATCAAGAAGAAATAT GACATCAGTGATGGAATGCCTTGGTGTGAAGAGCGTCTGGTGCGCAAAGTTCTTTTCCTCTCCCTCAGGGAATTCCGAGACACACGCCGTGCCACACACGGACACTTACCTGCACACGGGCACAAACGCAAGCATGTATCGAAAGCAACACTTTCACATGAACCACAAAAGTCAATTCAAAAGCCCCAGCAACAAAGAGTCTCACACAGACTGCAAAatatgcagaaaaaaacccacagtcTGGAAAAAGCTCAAGTTAAGACAAAACAGCATCGTGATCATGCCAACAAAGTGCAAAAATCAAACTTGTCTCAGGATACGCATTCACGgaaaagtaaaaatactcaTGCAGAACAGGGCATGCACCCACAACGAAAAATGTGCCGAGAAAAAACTGCGCAGCACACCAGCTTTCAAGAACATTCAACCAGGACGTTACGGTCACATAAAACGTCAAAGTCATCATCCATGTCCAAATACACAAACACCACGAAAGAACCACAGCGAACTCAGCACAAGAATTCGGTTGAAAATACTAGGCCACCCAAGAATGTGCGACCACTCGTGAGGACTCCTGTTGCAGCCAGGAAACAGACGTCACACTCTCCCAAAGGCATCAGGG GTTCCCTGGTCAATGGCACCGGTCAGTGTCTGTCCTTGCTGTCAGGCAGCTCCAGCTGGAGTTGGTCCTTAAAGGCACGCGCGAAGCGCCACCCTGTCAGCCTCTTTTGTGACAACGATGACCCACATAGCGGAAG gCCGAGGTTGCAAGCGCAGAGAAAATTTGCCCAGTCTCCACCCAGCTCTCCTGGTCCACCACCGACATCAACACAGTGTAGGCACAACCCCAGCCTGGCAGTCGTCACAAGTCTCACCAGGTGTCGACCAAAAACTGAGGACTTCTTATCATTTCTCTGCCTCAGAG GTTCAACAGCATTGCCAAGAAACATGATCTTGAGTGGACGGGATTTTAATTCACGTCTTTCCACACGCCCCCAGACTGTCGCTGATAGGAAGAACACGATCACACACGCAG TGCGTCCAGACTGTAGGTCTCTGAACTTTGGAGGCCCTGACTCCACGGAAGGCAGCTCCCTCTGCCATCTAACTGCTCCGGCACAAAGGAGAAGGGAAAGAGTGAGGAAGGAGGAGGCAGGACAGAGGATTAAGAATGAATGTATGGAAGCTGGCAGGCGAGATGAAGTTTCAAAACACCACCTGAGACCTAGACACTTCTCCATACAGCTCAGAAGGAATAAAAAG GTCTCCAAGGTTTCCAGAGTTTCTGACCAAAGCACCTCCTTTGTCAGATCTGTTTCAACATTGAAACCTAAGGCAGGGGGTGGCGGCCAGCGATCTCCAAGGCCCAGCAATACCTGTAAATTAAGGGGCCACTCCAATAACCGACCAGAAGTCAAGAGCAATCACCTCTCCCAACACAGCAACCACCAACTGCCTCACAAACAATGCCTAACAGTTTGTAAGTTCTACAGAAACCCCAAGACTCATCGAGGTCTTCAGAACTCAGGAAAAAACCAAGCAGTGCACCAGCTCAAATGCCATTGA